GACCCCACGGGCGTTGGCAGCTCGGCCCGCAACAGGTTTGTCGGCCTGGTCACGAACGTGACCATGGACTTGGTCATGGCCCAGGTGGAGCTGCAGTGCGGCCCGTTCCGGGTGGTGTCACTGATGAGCAGCGAGGCCGTCCGCGACCTGGGCCTGGAACCCGGCTCCGTGGCCACGGCCGTGGTCAAGTCAACGAATGTGATCATCGAGATTCCGCAGGGGGCCAAACCATGAGAAAACTGTTCCGCAAGCCTGCCGCCGCCGCGGCCGCCCTCGTCCTCGCAGCGTCCCTGGCGGCCTGCTCGGGGAGCGCCGGGGCCACGGACACCCCGGCCGCAACCGGCAGCACTTCCGGGCTCTCGGGAACCCTCACCGTTTTCGCCGCCGCCTCGCTGCAGCAGACCTTCACCCAGCTTGCCGCCACGTTCGAGAAGGAGAACCCGAAGGCCAAGGTCTCGCTCAGCTTTGACGGTTCCTCCACCTTGGTCAGCCAGATCACGCAAGGCGCCCCCGCGGACGTCTTCGCCTCGGCGGACCAGGCAAACATGGCCAAGCTGGAAAACGCCAAGATGGCCGCAGACACGCCGGCCATCTTCGCCACGAACCTGCTGACCATCGTGGTGCCGCCCAACAATCCGGCCAACATCAAGACGTTCGCAGATCTTGGCCGGCCCGGCGTAAAAGTCGTGGTCTGCGCCGCCCAGGTGCCCTGCGGGGCCGCGGCCAAGAGCGATGAGGCGAGCGCCGGCGTCGTCGTCAAGCCGGTGAGCGAGGAGCTCAACGTCACCAGCGTCCTTGGCAAGGTCACCTCGGGCGAGGCCGACGCGGGCCTGGTGTACGTCACCGACGCCACCGCTGCCGGGGACAGGGTGAAGGCCATCCCGCTCAAACTGGCCCACCCCACCGTCAATAAGTACCCCATCACCGCCGTCTCCACGTCGAACAACCAGGCGCTGGCCAAGGCATTCATCGCCCTGGCCACCGGCCCCGGCGGCCAGAAAGTCCTCGGGGATGCCGGATTTGGGGCCCCGTAGCCGGACATGGCGGTACCAGGCGGTGCCGCGGTGGGTCTACCTTGTGGCTGCGCTGGGCGCCCTGTTCATCCTGGTGCCGCTGCTGGGCATGGTGGCGAAGGTCAACTGGGCCCAGTTTGTCCCGCTCATTACCTCCGAATCCTCGCGTGACGCGCTGCTGCTGAGCCTGAAGACGGCCGCCGCGAGCACTGCCCTGTGCATCATCTTCGGCGTTCCGCTGGCGCTGGTGCTGGCCAGGGCGGACTTTCCCGGGCAGCGGATCCTGCGCGCGCTGATCCTGCTTCCGCTGGTGGTGCCGCCGGTGGTGGGCGGACTCGCGCTCCTGTACACCTTCGGCCGCGAGGGTCTGGTGGGGAAGTCGCTGACCGTCCTGGGCATCGACATCGCGTTCTCCACCACCGCGGTGGTCATGGCACAGGCCTTCGTTGCGCTGCCGTTCCTGGTCCTGAGCCTGGAAGGGACGCTGCGCACCGCCGGGCAGAAATACGAGGCCGTGGCCGCGACCCTCGGAGCCCGCCCCTCCACGGTGCTGCGCCGGATCACTGTGCCCCTGGTGCTTCCCGGGCTGGTCTCCGGCGCGGTGCTCTCCTTTGCCCGCAGCCTGGGGGAATTCGGCGCCACGCTCACCTTCGCCGGCAGCCTCCAGGGTGTCACGCGCACCCTGCCGCTGGAGATCTACCTGCAGCGTGAGACGGACCCCGACGCCGCCGTGGCGCTTTCCTTCCTGCTCATCGCCGTGGCGGTGGTGGTGGTTGCGCTGACGTACCGGGCGCCGAGGCAGCCCAGGCCCGCCGCCGGGGATGCCGCAATGGCCGCGCCATGACCCTGGAGCTGAACGCAGCCATCGCCGAGCGCCACCTTGACGTTTCGCTGACTGTGGGACCGGAGGAGACGGTTGCCGTCATGGGCCCCAACGGCGCGGGCAAGTCCTCCGTGGTGCAGGTCCTGGCCGGACTCCTGAGGCCCGACGCCGGCCACGCCACCTTGGGCGGGCGCACCCTCTTCCACACCGGCCATCCAGGCGAATGGCTTCCGCCGCACTCCCGCGGCGTGGGGCTGCTGGCCCAGGACCCGTTGCTCTTTCCCCACCTCACCGTGCTGGACAATGTTGCTTTTGGTCCGCGCAGTCAGGGCCGGAACCGCGTCGAGGCCGCGGCTGCCGCCCGGCATTGGCTCCGCGAGGTCGACGCTTTGGAGCTGGCCTCCCGCAAACCCGCCCAGCTCTCGGGCGGCCAGGCACAGCGGGTGGCCCTCGCCCGTGCGCTCGCCACCGACCCCCAACTCCTCCTGCTCGACGAACCCATGGCCGCCCTGGACATCAACACCGCCCCATTCCTGCGCAGGCTGCTCAAGCGCGTGCTTGCGGGCCGGGGTGCCCTCATTGTCACGCACCATGTCCTGGACGCGCTCATGCTCGCGGACCGGATCATCGTCATGGACGGCGGCCGGATCGTGGAGGAGGGTCCCACCGCGGCGATTCTGGCGCACCCGCGCAGCAGTTTCGCGGCGTCGCTGGCGGGGCTGAATGTCCTCGCCGGGTCCCTCTCCGGTGCCGGCGTCCAGACGTCCGACGCCGGATGGGTCGCCGGCCGCCTGGCCGGCGGCTTTGCCGGGGCACCGGAAGGCGACGGGCTGGTGGGCATGGGGGCCCGGTCGGGTGACGGGTCCGCGGCCGTGCCGCTGCCCAACCTCTCCGCCGCCGGCAGCGCGGCGGCGGGCGCGGTGGAAGGCATGGCCGCATTCCCGCCGTCGGCCGTGTCAGTGTTCCTGTCGCCCCCGCAGGGCAGCCCGCGCAACTGCTTCGAGGTGACGGTGACCGAGCTGGAGCCGCTCGGGGACCACATCCGGGTCCGCGCCGGCCGCCTGGCCGCCGACATCTCGCCCGCAGCCACGGCCGAGCTGCGCCTGGCGCCCGGTTCCCGGGCCTTCTTTGTGGTGAAAGCGGCCGAAGTGGCCATCTATCCTGCGTAGCCCCGGTGCGGAAATTGCACCGGAAAAACGGAAATCCCCCGGCCAACTGGCCGGGGGATTTCCTCATCATGGTTGCGGGGACAGGATTTGAACCTGTGACCTCCGGGTTATGAGCCCGGCGAGCTACCGAACTGCTCCACCCCGCGTTGCGTCCTCAACAGTACATGCGATCCGGCGAATCACCAACTCGAGGGTGGGGAGCCGCTTGGGTGCGAGGCCCGATGGGTCCTCCGACGCAACTGCTGACGTTGGCCGCGAGATGCAAGGTTACACGGGGACATATGCGGCCAACTACGGCACTCGCGCAAGGAAGGGCAGGGCGACCGCCCGAGCCCGGGTCTCGACGCGCTCGCAGGGCTCGCTGCTCGACCACCGGAGGGGACCCGACGCGCCCCCCACCCGGATTTCGACAAGCTCAATCACCGGATGCCCGGTCACCGATGCTTGAACTCGGGCGGCCGCTTCAGCGTGAACGCGGCCATGCCTTCCTTCTGGTCCTCGGTGGCGAAGCACGAGAAGATCAGGCGGCGTTCCAGGCGGACGCCCTCGGCCAGCGTGGATTCGTAGGCGGCGTTGACGGCCTCCTTGGCGGTCATCGCCACCGGCTTGGACATCCCGGCGATCACGTCGGCGGTGGCCAGCGCGTCATCGAGCAAGGAATCGAGCGGCACCACGCGGGCCACGAGTCCGGACCGCTCCGCTTCGGCTGCGTCCATGATGCGCCCGGTGAGGATCATCTCCATGGCCTTGGCCTTGCCGATGGCGCGGGTCAGCCGTTGCGAGCCGCCCATCCCCGGAATGACCCCGAGCTTGATTTCCGGCTGGCCGAACTTGGCGTTGTCCGCGGCGATGATGAAATCGGCGATCATGGCCAGCTCGCAGCCGCCGCCCAGGGCGTGCCCGGCGACGGCGGCAATCATCGGGGTGCGGACGCGGGCCAGCGCGTCCCACGCGGCGAACCAGTCCAGCTGGTACATCTCCACGGAAGACTTCTCCGCCATTTCCTTGATGTCCGCGCCGGCGGCAAACGCCCGGGAGGAGCCGGTGATGACGATGGCGCCCACGCCCGGATCGGCATCGAACTCATGTGCGGCGGCCAGGATTTCCCGGCCCATGGCGTCGCTGAGGGCGTTGAGGGCCGCGGGCCGGTTGAGTGTGATGAGGCCGACCCGGCCGCGTTGTTCGGCGAGGATCAAGGCATAGTCAGTCATGTGCAGAAGTTCCGTTCAGTCAAAGGTCCGGTTGATGGAGCAGACAAGGCGCGGCAATGCCTCGGCGTCAGGCGTCGGCGTCCAGGGCCGCCAAACCCGCCGACGCATCGCGGATGGTGTTGATGATGCCGGAGAAGTCGGTGCCGGCTCCGCCGTCGAGGGCGAAGTGGCGGTAGATTTCCTCCGCCGCCCGGCCCATTGACGCCGCCGTGCCCGTGGCGTTCAGTGCCTCCACGGCCAGGCCCAGGTCCTTGGCCATGAGCGCCCCGGCGAAGCCAGGGCGGTAGTCGCGGTTGGCGGGGCTGGCGGGGACGGGGCCGGGAACGGGACAGTTGGTGGTGAGCGCCCAGCACTGCCCGGAAGCGTTGGCCGCGACGTCGTACAGCGCCTGGTGCGTGAGTCCCAGCTTTTCGCCGAGCACAAAGGCTTCGCTGACGGCGATCATGGAGACCCCCAGGATCATGTTGTTGCACACCTTCGCCGCCTGGCCCGCGCCGGCCCCGCCGCAGTGCACTATCCGCCGGCCCATGACCTCGAAGATTTCCGCGGCGTCGGCAAAGTCTTCCCCGGTCCCGCCGACCATGAACGTCAGCGTGCCGGCCTCGGCGCCCACGACCCCGCCGGAAACCGGGGCATCCAGGCTGTGGTGCCCGGCGGCCAGAGCCATCTGGTGGGCCGTGCGGGCATCCTCGACGGCGATGGTGGAGCACTCCAGGAACAACGACCCGGGCTTGGCGGCGGCCAGCAGCCCGCCGCCGGGGCCCTCGCCCTCATACGCGGCGAAGACGTGCTTGCCCGCGGGCAGCATGGTGATCACCACGTCGGCGCCGGCGGCAGCCTCTGCCGACGATGAAGCCACCGCCACACCCGCCGCCCGGGCCGCTTCCAGTGCCGCGGGGACGACGTCGAAGCCCGTCACCACGTACCCGGCCTTGACGAGGTTGGCCGCCATGGGTCCGCCCATGTGGCCCAGGCCGATGAATCCTATTGTCCTGCGTGCTGCATCATTGTTCATTACACTCCCACCGCTCCATTCCGTGCGTTTCCCAGTCCCAGTTCGTCCGGGCCCAGGCCTTGAAATGTCCGTGCCACCACGTCCGCCGGCACATCCGCCAGGGAGGCCGGCTGCCAGGCGGGGTTGCGGTCCTTGTCCACCAGCTGCGCCCGGATCCCCTCGGCGAAGTCGGGCCAGCGCAGGGCCCGCAGCGACACCCGCAGTTCCTGGTCCAGCACGTCCTCCAGCGACCCGAGCGCCCTCGCCCGCCGCAGCGCCTCCAGCGTGACCGTCACCGCAGTGGGTGACTTCGCCGCGATGGCTGCGGCAGCCTTCTCCGCCTCCGGGACGCCGGAGTCCGCCAGGCGCTTGAGGATGGTGGGGGCGTCGTCGGCGGAATAGGCCGCGTCAATCCAGGCCCGGGCCGCAAGGAGGGCTGATTCCGGCGGTTCCTGCCCATGGCGTGCGACGGCGGAGCTGGCGTTGCGCTCGGCCAGCTCGGCTGCCAGCGTGGGCAGCAGCGAGGAATCGACAAAGTGGTCGGCCAGGCCCATGGCCATGGCGTCCGCGCCGCTGACCATGGTCCCGGTCAGCCCGGCGTGCGTGCCAAGCTCGCCGGGGGCGCGGGAGAGCAAGTAGGTCCCGCCGACGTCGGGGACAAAGCCGATGCCCGTCTCCGGCATGCCGATCCGGGATCGTTCGGTGACAACGCGGTGGGAGGCGTGGGCGGAAATGCCGACGCCGCCGCCGAGCACCACGCCGTCCATGAACGCGACAACTGGCTTCGGGTAGCGCTTGATGCGGGCGTTGAGATGGTATTCGTCGCG
This genomic stretch from Arthrobacter dokdonellae harbors:
- a CDS encoding ABC transporter permease — translated: MPDLGPRSRTWRYQAVPRWVYLVAALGALFILVPLLGMVAKVNWAQFVPLITSESSRDALLLSLKTAAASTALCIIFGVPLALVLARADFPGQRILRALILLPLVVPPVVGGLALLYTFGREGLVGKSLTVLGIDIAFSTTAVVMAQAFVALPFLVLSLEGTLRTAGQKYEAVAATLGARPSTVLRRITVPLVLPGLVSGAVLSFARSLGEFGATLTFAGSLQGVTRTLPLEIYLQRETDPDAAVALSFLLIAVAVVVVALTYRAPRQPRPAAGDAAMAAP
- a CDS encoding sulfate/molybdate ABC transporter ATP-binding protein: MTLELNAAIAERHLDVSLTVGPEETVAVMGPNGAGKSSVVQVLAGLLRPDAGHATLGGRTLFHTGHPGEWLPPHSRGVGLLAQDPLLFPHLTVLDNVAFGPRSQGRNRVEAAAAARHWLREVDALELASRKPAQLSGGQAQRVALARALATDPQLLLLDEPMAALDINTAPFLRRLLKRVLAGRGALIVTHHVLDALMLADRIIVMDGGRIVEEGPTAAILAHPRSSFAASLAGLNVLAGSLSGAGVQTSDAGWVAGRLAGGFAGAPEGDGLVGMGARSGDGSAAVPLPNLSAAGSAAAGAVEGMAAFPPSAVSVFLSPPQGSPRNCFEVTVTELEPLGDHIRVRAGRLAADISPAATAELRLAPGSRAFFVVKAAEVAIYPA
- the mmsB gene encoding 3-hydroxyisobutyrate dehydrogenase, with the translated sequence MNNDAARRTIGFIGLGHMGGPMAANLVKAGYVVTGFDVVPAALEAARAAGVAVASSSAEAAAGADVVITMLPAGKHVFAAYEGEGPGGGLLAAAKPGSLFLECSTIAVEDARTAHQMALAAGHHSLDAPVSGGVVGAEAGTLTFMVGGTGEDFADAAEIFEVMGRRIVHCGGAGAGQAAKVCNNMILGVSMIAVSEAFVLGEKLGLTHQALYDVAANASGQCWALTTNCPVPGPVPASPANRDYRPGFAGALMAKDLGLAVEALNATGTAASMGRAAEEIYRHFALDGGAGTDFSGIINTIRDASAGLAALDADA
- a CDS encoding enoyl-CoA hydratase/isomerase family protein, which produces MKNSDVLLQRTGQLGHVVLNRPQAMNALNHGMVQSVAAALDAWEKDDGVSTVLISGAGERGLCAGGDIVSIYHDARTGGSESAQFWRDEYHLNARIKRYPKPVVAFMDGVVLGGGVGISAHASHRVVTERSRIGMPETGIGFVPDVGGTYLLSRAPGELGTHAGLTGTMVSGADAMAMGLADHFVDSSLLPTLAAELAERNASSAVARHGQEPPESALLAARAWIDAAYSADDAPTILKRLADSGVPEAEKAAAAIAAKSPTAVTVTLEALRRARALGSLEDVLDQELRVSLRALRWPDFAEGIRAQLVDKDRNPAWQPASLADVPADVVARTFQGLGPDELGLGNARNGAVGV
- the modA gene encoding molybdate ABC transporter substrate-binding protein, which gives rise to MRKLFRKPAAAAAALVLAASLAACSGSAGATDTPAATGSTSGLSGTLTVFAAASLQQTFTQLAATFEKENPKAKVSLSFDGSSTLVSQITQGAPADVFASADQANMAKLENAKMAADTPAIFATNLLTIVVPPNNPANIKTFADLGRPGVKVVVCAAQVPCGAAAKSDEASAGVVVKPVSEELNVTSVLGKVTSGEADAGLVYVTDATAAGDRVKAIPLKLAHPTVNKYPITAVSTSNNQALAKAFIALATGPGGQKVLGDAGFGAP
- a CDS encoding enoyl-CoA hydratase, which translates into the protein MTDYALILAEQRGRVGLITLNRPAALNALSDAMGREILAAAHEFDADPGVGAIVITGSSRAFAAGADIKEMAEKSSVEMYQLDWFAAWDALARVRTPMIAAVAGHALGGGCELAMIADFIIAADNAKFGQPEIKLGVIPGMGGSQRLTRAIGKAKAMEMILTGRIMDAAEAERSGLVARVVPLDSLLDDALATADVIAGMSKPVAMTAKEAVNAAYESTLAEGVRLERRLIFSCFATEDQKEGMAAFTLKRPPEFKHR
- a CDS encoding TOBE domain-containing protein, giving the protein MALIRVSEAARFLGVSDDTVRRWLDNGTLHGQKDRQGRIVIDGVELAAAAKSASQLPDDPTGVGSSARNRFVGLVTNVTMDLVMAQVELQCGPFRVVSLMSSEAVRDLGLEPGSVATAVVKSTNVIIEIPQGAKP